TTTAGCTACGATAACAGCGAAGCGACACTGTCACTTGAACAAATAGAGCTACGAGATCGAGCCAAAGAGAAAGCCAAATCACGTAAAAAGCAACTAGGTATTACAGCACTTTTCACCTTTTTAGTTTGCTTAGCCGTTGGTGGATACTGGTACTGGCAGGAAACCAAGCCAAAGATCTATATTGCAGCGCTACCGATAGAATTTATTGGACAAGGTGATATACCAAATTCACACAAGCAGATAGTAAAGCAAACAGTTGAAGACGCCATCTATCAGTTTCTCATTACAAGTAAAGACTATGAGCCAGTTTCAAAGAAAGAAGTAGAACAAACGCTTGCATCTTTAGGTCCAACCGCGAAGCCTTCAGATATTTCTCATTCTTTACAAATAGATAAGTTATTCATTCCGACAGGTGAATGTAATAACTACAGCTGTACCATCCAGCTAGAATTGATAGGTAAATCAGGGAAAGTAGTTGAGTTTTCAGAGCGGATCACTGTGATAAATACGCAAATTTCTGCAACTTTTATTTCCATCTCTCAAGCATTATCCAAAGCACTGGATATCACTGATACTTCAGAGCAATTGATGGACGACAATTTTAATAATGCATATTCAACCCTGATAGAACAATTACACCAAGAAAACACTGTCAATATCAATTTAATTAATCAACTTAGGGAATTCATTAGGACATACCCTAAGCACTTTTCCCTCTACACGACTTATACCAAAGGTAGCCTCAGGCTATATAATCGAACTTTAGAGATGAAGATCATAAACGATTTACAAGAAGTATTGGATTCAAGCCCTCGAGAATATAAAGAGACTTTGGACTACCTAGCAAATAGGACCTCGCTACTTCTGTTGCTAAACAAGAAAGACGATATTGAGAAACTGCTGAGCGGTTACAAAGGTGACAACAGTAACTCATACGAATTGCTAAACCTAAAAGGTAGCATATATCAAAAATTAGGCCGCTATGACCAAGCGAAAGCAGCATTTAATAAAGCATATCAGCTCAAACCTACCTTGGTTGTGCTAAGGAATCTAGTGAAAATACATGCAATATCTGGGAGCTTCTCTGAAGCGCTTCATTTCGCAGATAAAGCATTATCAATAACTCAAAAAGATCATCAGCTCATCAAAATTACCGCGGATATTTCACTAATCACAGGTAATCTTAATAGGTCAATTAAACTCTACGAGACGCTAGTAAAATCTGATAGTAATAACGCAAACTATTTAACAAACTTAAGCACGGCCTTGAGTTTAATAAAGGAACAAGACTTATCCCTAGATTACGCAACTAAGGCATATAAGATAAATGAGCAAAGAGCTGATATTGTACTCAACTATGCTGATGCCTTAGCTCTAGCTAACAAAAATGCAGATCTCACCTACATGAAGGTGATAGAACTTTTAGACACCCCAAATAAACCAATTGATAAGTTAATAAAAGCCCAGGCTCTAGCGCATCTCGGTTATAATATTGAGGCGCTAAAATTGATTCAACTCGTAAAATCAGAAGCTCCAGAGTTATATGAGCTGCCTTTTGTAAGCGCCCTTATCATGACCTTAATAGGGGATGAGAGTTCAGCAATTATACAAATAGAAGCTAGCTTGGATTCAGGCTGGGCAGTACAGTTTTTTAATTTGAAGTGGTTTGATCCGTTGTGCGGAATAGTTGAGTTTCAGAATCTGCTGGAGAAGCACAACTATTCAGAGCGCTGTCGCGCTCTGAATTAGAGCTTTAGTTTGGCTCTGTATCTTCGATAACAATCGTTGGATCTTGAGAGAAATAGCGCATTTGTGAATCATTCTTATGCTTTGCTATGAGTCGATAAGCAACCTTAAAGTTATTGTTAGACTGCAAAGGGATTGCAAACCCAGAGTCTAGGTGACCCGCCATTTCCTGAGCAGCACCCTCTAGAATCGTTTTAGACGATTCAATGCTACTGATACTTACAATCATACTACGACCATCGTTAGCAACAATGCTGCTCACTTGATAGTTAAAGTTGTCTTGTGCATTAACAAATAGCGTACCGTTATCACCGAATTGCCAACCGCTATCAAAGCTTCCAGAGTCAAGTTCATAATATAAGTTAACCGACTTTCCTGATAACTCAGAAATGTCTATAACAACTTCTTCTACATCCTCGTGTTGAAGGTTAGTGATTTTCCAAGGGGCAGTTTTCGCCGCCTCTTCAGAGTGTTCTACAGGTGGTAAAAAACCAGGAGTAACTATATAACTGAGCGACTGTTGTGTCATCTTTAATATCCTTCGTTTGTTTGCAGAGCTATTCGCACTTAATATAAGCACATCAGCTGCACCAATACCATTACAATAGGTTACAGCAAGCGAAGCGACTACAGTGATTCACCAAAACCGAAACCATAATCAGCAGGCTCAACTCGATGAGAAGTACTATAAAGTCATCCGCAATGCAGCCTCGCTCAATATGAAGCAAACAAACTCTACTAAGCTCTAGTTAAGCGCTCATATACAAGTACGGCTAACTCTAATAATTATGCCATTGTATTGATGCTCTTAGGTGATTTAGAACGGGCACTAGAGTTTGCTGAACGAGCCTCTCAGTTGGCGCCCAGCAATGTAGAAATCTTACTTAACTACGCAGACATTTACTCACAAATGGGTGAGAAGGTGAAAGCCAGTGAAGTGTATCAGCAAATTTTAGCCAGTGCTCCAGCAAGCCAAGTTGAAGTCGTACGCATTCAAACTTTGGCACACCTAGGTCGGAACCAAGAGGCATTAATAGCAATTGATGAATATTTGGCTGAGTATCTCGATTAAGCTGAAGCTTTTTACGTAAAATCGTTAATTCAAACACTGATAGAAGAAAAGTATTCCGCGATGGCTTCACTGAAAAAAAGCATTGATTTAGGCTGGAGCCCGACTTTTTATCGCCTGTCATGGTTCAGGACATTATGCCACTCGCCATCACTTGAATTAAGAATTGGCATAGAACATTTTACCTATCTGTGCCAAGTGCAAATTACGAATTAGGCTGGAATATCTGGGTTGTCAATTATCACCCTTGGATCTTGAGAAAAATAGCGCACGGCACCATTTGCAGAATTATTTTGAGCAACAAGTCTGAACTCAATATTTGAGCTGTTATTCCTCACTAGTGTAACAACCCTCGCGCCGGGGTTAGCTGAAAGCCCTTTGAGATCATTTTCACTTAGCGTATTCGCAACATTCAATGCCTCAATCTTCACCTCAACTGTTAACTCATCTTTTAATGTGCTTGTAAGGTTATAATTGAAGTTATCTTGCGCCTCGATAAAGTAAGTACCGTTTTCAGCAAAGCTCCAGCCAGCTTCATCGGTAACGAGCTTATAGGTTAGAACAGCGCTTTCACCCTGAGCTAATTTAAGTTTAACTGGCTTATCATCATATATCCAGTTGCCCTCAGCTTTTGGGGTCACCGTGTATTCGAGCAAATAAGTAGGTGTACTCATTATTTTATCCTTCCTTTGTTTGTAGAGCTATCCGCATCCATTTAAGCACATGAATAGCAGTAATACTATTGCTGTAGATTACAGCTTATAGGCATAAGCTCACTATAACTGCATATAGATAATTAACTCGCGATGAATATAGAACAAGGGCTACCATCGGCAAGCCCTTGTTAAGCTGAAATTGATTTAAAACAAGCAGATGAGCTGTTTATTGAAGCGTCATAAAGATCTATCCACCAAACAAACCTTTAAGTTTGTCTTTTACCTTATCCTTAACCTTGTCTTTGGCTTTGTCTTTTGCCGCTTCTTTTAGGTCTAGGCTAGTTTCAACTTTGTGGAATGGGCCTTTGATACGCACCGGAATTTTAAAACCGGTACTGTCATCGCTACTGGCTTGCCCTTCAATGGTATCAACAATTCCAGTCACCACACGGTAATCAACTAAAGTTTGTGGTAAATTAACGGTGCCCTTGCCTGTCACTCGTAGTAACGGGCTTGCCAACGAGAAGTCATCGTTTTGACCTACGCCTTTGGTAAAGACAAAGGTGCCAGTCATGGCTGAGAAGT
This genomic interval from Pseudoalteromonas galatheae contains the following:
- a CDS encoding protein kinase domain-containing protein is translated as MLKLEEYYQDVILLAEGGMSKVYLATDKKLGRRVAVKVISLTQHTQSDALNEARLLARFNHPNIVQIYDVFESAGQMALEMEYVQGATLQHYTKTHVLTTEQKVELLSHIADGLASAHGQNILHLDLKPGNILVNEQSVAKIADFGISQLEDNQASRPHTSYGSLTAMSPEQLRDETLDSRSDLFSFGLIAYQLLAGHHPYFEQADDGSDKSIAEQIKFQPLKASAKRILDIPPALAQLIDRLLQYDKSARPSSANEVSQQLKQILQTFSYDNSEATLSLEQIELRDRAKEKAKSRKKQLGITALFTFLVCLAVGGYWYWQETKPKIYIAALPIEFIGQGDIPNSHKQIVKQTVEDAIYQFLITSKDYEPVSKKEVEQTLASLGPTAKPSDISHSLQIDKLFIPTGECNNYSCTIQLELIGKSGKVVEFSERITVINTQISATFISISQALSKALDITDTSEQLMDDNFNNAYSTLIEQLHQENTVNINLINQLREFIRTYPKHFSLYTTYTKGSLRLYNRTLEMKIINDLQEVLDSSPREYKETLDYLANRTSLLLLLNKKDDIEKLLSGYKGDNSNSYELLNLKGSIYQKLGRYDQAKAAFNKAYQLKPTLVVLRNLVKIHAISGSFSEALHFADKALSITQKDHQLIKITADISLITGNLNRSIKLYETLVKSDSNNANYLTNLSTALSLIKEQDLSLDYATKAYKINEQRADIVLNYADALALANKNADLTYMKVIELLDTPNKPIDKLIKAQALAHLGYNIEALKLIQLVKSEAPELYELPFVSALIMTLIGDESSAIIQIEASLDSGWAVQFFNLKWFDPLCGIVEFQNLLEKHNYSERCRALN